GCGTTCTCGGCCAGCTCGACGCTGGAACTGGCCACATCGCCGATCTCCTGCGCGGCCACCTGGCTGCGCTCGGCCAGCTTGCGCACTTCCGCGGCGACCACGGCGAAACCCTTGCCGTGCTCGCCGGCACGGGCGGCCTCGATCGCCGCGTTCAGCGCCAGCAGGTTGGTCTGGTAGGCAATGTCGTCGATGATGCTGATCTTCTGCGCGATCTGCTTCATCGCCTGCACGGTCGCACGCACCGACTCGCCGCCGTCCAGCGCCTGGCTGGACGCCTTGCTGGCCATGCCGTCGGTGATCTTGGCGTTCTCGGTGTTCTGCGAGATCGAGGCGGTCATCTGCTCCAGCGAGGCGCTGGTCTCTTCCACGCCGGCGGCCTGTTCGCTGGCCGCCTGGCTCAGCGACTGCGCGGTGGCGCTGACTTCCTCCGAGGCGCTGGCCAGCGCCTCGGCATTGCTGTTGACCTCGCTGACCACCTGCGACAGGCGCGCGATGGTGTCGTTGACGTAGTTCTTCATTTCGGCGTAGGCGCCGTCGTAGGACTTGTCGATGCTGCGGGTCAGGTCGCCCTCGGCCAGGCCGCCCATCACCCGCACCACGTCCTGGATGCTGTCGCCGGTGGTGGTGGTCAACTCGTTCAGGCCCTGGCCCATGTCGCGCTGGAACCCGGACAGGCCGTCCAGGGCGATGCGCTCGGAGAAGTCGCCACGGTTGGCGGCCTGGACCACGCGGCGCTGGCCGTCGATCACCAGCTTCAGCCGCTCGACCATGGTCCGCATCGCATACAACGCGCTGCCCCTGTCGTTGGCGCGCACCGCCACCTCCAGGTTGAGGTCGCCCTGCGCCACCTTGTTGGCGATCTCGGCCACGTAGGCCGGCTCGCCGCCGAGCAGGCGCATCAGGCCGCGCACGATGAAGACCGAAATGCCGGCGCCCAGCAGCACGCACACCACGATCACGGCGATGATCCACTGGCGCGAGCTGGCATAGAGCACATCGCCCTCTGCGCTGGCGGCTTCGCCGCCCTTGGTGTTCAGCACGACCAGGCTGTCGAGAATGGTCGACGCGTCGTCGTACAGCTTGCGCTGGTCGCCGTTGAACAAGGCCAGCGCCTCGCTGGTCTTCAGCGTTCGCGACAGGTCGAGGACCTGCTTGTGCAGGGCCAGGTACTTGTCGAACTCGCCATTGAAGTTCGTATAGATGCCTTTTTCCTCATCCGAGGAAATGAGCTTGACGTAATGGTCGCGGTTACTCGCGTACTCGGCCAGGATCTGCTCCATCTGCTGGTCGAAGGCGCGCATTTCCTGCGGGTTCTCGGTGACCACGTGTTGCAGTTCGGCCACGCGCAGGTCGGACAGGTTGGTGTTCATCGCCTGCACGTAATGGATGCTGGGCATCCAGTTGGTGGCGATGTCGGTGGAGGCCTGGTTGACCTTGGCCAGCTTGTCCACCGTGAACACGCCCATGCCCACCATGAGCAGCAGGACGGCGGCGAAGCCGAGCCCGATTCTGGTAGCGATCTTCATTTGATTAAACACCGTGATCCCCCTGTTGGATGTACGGAAGTGTGGTTGTCAGAACGTGTCGAACTGCGCTTCGTCCGGCGCCGGCACCAACGCCAGGCCGGTCTCGCCAAAGCCGAAACTGCGTTTGCGCACCGGTGCCGACTTGCGCGCCAGGGCTTGCGGAGCGGCGGGGCGCCGCGGCGCCACCACCTGATTGGTACGGAAGAAGCTCATCAACTGCTGCAACTGCTCCGCCTGACCGCTCATTTCCTCGGCGGTGGCGGCCAGTTCCTCGGAGTTGGCCGCGGCCTGCTGGGTGGTCTGGTTGAGCTGGCCGACCGCGGCGTTGATCTGGCCGACGCCCGAGGTCTGTTCCTCGGAGGCGGCGGTGATTTCCTGCACCAGGTCGGAGGTGCGGCGGATCGAGGGCACCATCTGCTCCAGCAGCTTGCCGGCGTTCTCGGCCAGTTCCACGCTGGATTCGGCCACCTGGCCGATCTCCTGCGCGGCGACCTGGCTGCGCTCGGCCAGCTTGCGCACTTCCGCGGCGACCACCGCGAAGCCCTTGCCGTGTTCGCCGGCACGCGCGGCCTCGATCGCCGCGTTCAGCGCCAGCAGGTTGGTCTGGTAGGCGATGTCGTCGATGATGCCGATCTTCTGCGCGATCTGCTTCATCGCCACCACCGTCGAGCGCACCGCATCGCCGCCTTCGTTGGCTTCGCGTGCGGCCTTGGCGGCCATGCTGTCGGTGACCTTGGCGTTCTCGGTGTTCTGCGCGATTGAGGCGGTCATCTGCTCCAGCGACGCACTGGTTTCCTCCACGCCGGCGGCCTGTTCGCTGGCCGCCTGGCTCAGCGACTGCGCGGTGGCGCTGACCTGCTCGGAGGCGCTGGCCAGGGCGTCGGCGTTGATGTTGACCTCGCCGACCACCTGCGCGAGGCGCGCAACGGTGGCATTGATGCTGTCGCACAGTTCCTTCAGCTTGCCCTGGCACTGCACGTCCGCCACCCGGGTCAGGTCGCCGCCCTCGATCGCCTTGAGCACGGCGCCGACATCGTTGATCGGTCCGATCACCGTATCCAGGGTCAGGTTGATGCCATCGACGATGCGGCGGAAATCGCCATGGTGCAGGCTGCCGTCGGCGCGCACGTCCAGGCGGCCGGCCGCGGCCGCGTCGGCGAGCAGGCTGGTGTCGCGGATCAGCGCGCGCAGGTTGGCGCGCACTTGCTCAACGGTATCGTTGATGAACGCCTTCTTGCCCGGGAAGACGTCCAGCGGCGCGTCGAAGTTGCCGCGTCCGAACTCGGCGATGCAGGTCATCGCCTTCTTCTTGGTGGCGATGTGGTCGCCGACCATGCGGTTGATGCCGTCGGCCATGCTGCGGAAGTCGCCTTCGAAACGGTGGCTCTCGATCACCACGTCGATGTCGCCGGCGTCATGCTGCGCGGACATGTGCTGCATCTGCGCGATCAGCCCCTGCATGTTGCGGCGCACCTGCTCGATGATCTCGTTGATGAAGACCTTCTTGCCCGGGAACGTCTCCAGCGGCGCATCGAAATTGCCGCGGCCGAACTCGGCCACGCAGGCCAGCGCCTTCTTCTTGGTGGCGATGTGCTCGCCGACCATGCGGTTGATGCCCTCGGCGATGACCTTGAACTCGCCATCGAAGCGATGGGCGTCGATCATCACGTCGATGTCGCCGGCGTCGTGCTGTGCGGACATGCGCACGATCTCGTCGTTGATCTGGCGCACCCCGGTCTGCACCTGCCGCAGCGCCAGCAGCACCTCGCAGGCCTGGTCGTTGCGGATGGTCGGCATCACCACCTCGAAATTGCCGGTGGCGAAGCGCGCCAGGGTGGTGGTGGCGATCCGCAGCGAGCGGGTGATGGCGTGGACGGTATAGGCCAGCACCGCGGCGGCCAGCACCGTGGCGCCGATGCCCAGCGCCAGGGTTTGCCCGGGCCTCAAGCCGAGGGCGAACCCGCCCGCCGCAGCAGCCAATGGCAGCACGACGGCGATGGCCGAGCCGGTCCACAGCTTGGAGGACAGCGAGAGAGAGTTGGACATGCCATGGTACCTATGCGGGTGCGGAGAGGTCCCAGCCT
This genomic stretch from Xanthomonas sacchari harbors:
- a CDS encoding methyl-accepting chemotaxis protein, producing MKIATRIGLGFAAVLLLMVGMGVFTVDKLAKVNQASTDIATNWMPSIHYVQAMNTNLSDLRVAELQHVVTENPQEMRAFDQQMEQILAEYASNRDHYVKLISSDEEKGIYTNFNGEFDKYLALHKQVLDLSRTLKTSEALALFNGDQRKLYDDASTILDSLVVLNTKGGEAASAEGDVLYASSRQWIIAVIVVCVLLGAGISVFIVRGLMRLLGGEPAYVAEIANKVAQGDLNLEVAVRANDRGSALYAMRTMVERLKLVIDGQRRVVQAANRGDFSERIALDGLSGFQRDMGQGLNELTTTTGDSIQDVVRVMGGLAEGDLTRSIDKSYDGAYAEMKNYVNDTIARLSQVVSEVNSNAEALASASEEVSATAQSLSQAASEQAAGVEETSASLEQMTASISQNTENAKITDGMASKASSQALDGGESVRATVQAMKQIAQKISIIDDIAYQTNLLALNAAIEAARAGEHGKGFAVVAAEVRKLAERSQVAAQEIGDVASSSVELAENAGKLLDEMVPSIKRTSDLVQEITAASEEQTSGVGQINAAVGQLNQTTQQAASNSEELAATAEEMSAQAEQLQQLMSFFKLEVAAASRTATRRPAAARGRSGQAGAKPIARVAGGKLVLADTLDGTHFETF
- a CDS encoding methyl-accepting chemotaxis protein; the protein is MSNSLSLSSKLWTGSAIAVVLPLAAAAGGFALGLRPGQTLALGIGATVLAAAVLAYTVHAITRSLRIATTTLARFATGNFEVVMPTIRNDQACEVLLALRQVQTGVRQINDEIVRMSAQHDAGDIDVMIDAHRFDGEFKVIAEGINRMVGEHIATKKKALACVAEFGRGNFDAPLETFPGKKVFINEIIEQVRRNMQGLIAQMQHMSAQHDAGDIDVVIESHRFEGDFRSMADGINRMVGDHIATKKKAMTCIAEFGRGNFDAPLDVFPGKKAFINDTVEQVRANLRALIRDTSLLADAAAAGRLDVRADGSLHHGDFRRIVDGINLTLDTVIGPINDVGAVLKAIEGGDLTRVADVQCQGKLKELCDSINATVARLAQVVGEVNINADALASASEQVSATAQSLSQAASEQAAGVEETSASLEQMTASIAQNTENAKVTDSMAAKAAREANEGGDAVRSTVVAMKQIAQKIGIIDDIAYQTNLLALNAAIEAARAGEHGKGFAVVAAEVRKLAERSQVAAQEIGQVAESSVELAENAGKLLEQMVPSIRRTSDLVQEITAASEEQTSGVGQINAAVGQLNQTTQQAAANSEELAATAEEMSGQAEQLQQLMSFFRTNQVVAPRRPAAPQALARKSAPVRKRSFGFGETGLALVPAPDEAQFDTF